One genomic region from Chiloscyllium plagiosum isolate BGI_BamShark_2017 unplaced genomic scaffold, ASM401019v2 scaf_13036, whole genome shotgun sequence encodes:
- the LOC122548198 gene encoding popeye domain-containing protein 3-like — protein sequence MFRENSSFIETILYDSPGCKILKNGSEGAIYHLANVMFTLGYMSGSGFFGLVYLFSLLGVGFFIQSLWGWVDACGVDIFMWSLLLFVFCLVQLAHIGYRLRKVNFEEDFTNLYKAMFQPLDVPLGVYKEIVNCCDAEVTSLSREQNYAVEGKTAIDRLSLLLSGRSVAASARNRTVSNIYTGGGGGLVCSFVWWDVTDTNTSRIAFNSMLCCNVISFVKYSS from the coding sequence ATGTTTCGGGAAAATTCAAGTTTCATCGAGACTATTTTGTACGATAGTCCTGGATGTAAGATTCTGAAAAATGGGAGTGAAGGAGCCATTTACCACTTGGCCAATGTCATGTTTACACTGGGCTACATGAGCGGCAGTGGGTTCTTTGGTCTCGTTTATCTGTTCAGTCTTTTGGGCGTTGGGTTTTTCATTCAGTCTCTTTGGGGCTGGGTCGATGCCTGCGGGGTGGATATTTTTATGTGGAGCCTGTTACTTTTTGTGTTCTGCTTGGTCCAACTGGCGCACATTGGTTACCGGCTGAGGAAGGTGAATTTCGAGGAAGACTTCACGAATCTTTACAAAGCCATGTTCCAGCCGCTCGATGTGCCGCTCGGTGTCTACAAGGAGATCGTGAACTGCTGCGATGCCGAGGTGACGAGTCTCTCCCGTGAGCAGAACTACGCGGTGGAAGGCAAAACCGCAATTGACCGCTTGTCCCTGCTGCTCTCAGGCAGGTCAGTGGCAGCAAGTGCTCGGAACCGGACAGTTAGCAACATatacacggggggggggggggggttggtgtgcTCATTTGTTTGGTGGGATGTAACTGACACCAACACTTCGAGAATCGCCTTTAATAGCATGTTGTGTTGCAATGTAATCAGTTTTGTCAAATACTCCAGTTAA